The Trichoderma asperellum chromosome 6, complete sequence region aagggaaagaaaagaaaagtgagagacgcagagaaaacaagaaacaaacaacagggggtaaaaaaaaaaacaataacaCGGAAGCATAACAAATCTCGTCTCAGCGCAGATCTTGCCCACAATACTGACAGCTGTGCGTCGCGGTACCTCTGCTCACACTGCGTGTTTGCTGGTCGAGCTCGTATTGTTTCCACGTCTGTGCACTCGGCCATAGCCGTCCAGCTGCCAATTAGAAGCGCCAGGTGTGCCAGCTGCTGCCCAATGCGGCTAGGCGCTGGGGGGCTATGCACTCCTGTTTCAACTTTTTGGGTCCAGGAGATGCAGGTACCGCCTACTGTACAGGCTACAGGCACCTGGTCCCTGAAGCGCACGTGACCGCAGCGCTCCCAGCCGCCGTCGCCTCCCCCTGCCTGCAATTTCGCGACGCCGCAGCTCAAAAGCGCTGGTCCCTTTCTCTCACCCACAGACGCTCTTTTTATCTTGCTTGAAACCCCAAGCTTTCTTTAATCTTTCTGCATTGCattgtttttcttgctgcgACGTTCATTCTTTGTCTACCATCCCGGAGACGTTCATTCACTGCTCAATAGAAAATAGATTCATCGCACTCCCTACATTACATTACATTTTGCTCGTCGCACATCACGCTCTCTGCCATCTCTAAATCTTCGCTACCAATTCGCATATTCATCATGAAGTTGACTTCGACCATTGCGGCGGGTGCTGCCCTTGCGGCCGGTGTTTCTGCTGGACAGAACAACTACCTGGGCTTCAACTCTGGCGCCACCCTGCCCGACGAGTCCGCCAAGTTCGAGGCCGACTTCCTGGCCGAGTTCACCACGGCCCAGAAGCTTGCTGGCGCTCCCGGCACCTTCAACGCCGTCCGTCTCTACACCAACATCCAAGCCTACTCCACAAACACCCCCATCCAGGCCTTCTCGGCTGCcatcaagaccaagaccaagattCTCCTCGGTGTCTGGGCCTCTGGCACCTCCAACATCAACAACGAGCTTGCCGCCCTGAGCGCTGCCGTCAAGCAGTACGGCTCCGACTTCACCGACCTCGTCATTGGCATCTCCATCGGCAGCGAGGACCTGTACCGTGACTCGGCCACTGGACGAACCAACAAGGCCGGTGTCGGCAATGGCCCCGATGAGAttctcagcttcatcaacGCCTACAAGAAGGAGTTTGCCAACACTGCTCTCTCCAGCGTCCCCGTTGGACACGTCGACACCTGGGATGCTTGGGTTAACAGCACCAACAAGGAGGTTCTCGACGCCGTCGACTGGATCGGTGTTGACGAGTACCCCTTCTACGAGACCGGCAAGGGCAACAAGATTGAGAATGCCGGCAAGCTCTTCAACCAGGCTTACCAGACCACCCTCGGCGTTGCCAACGGCAAGCCTGTCTGGGTGACCGAGACCGGCTGGCCCCTTACCGGCCCCAGCTGGGACGAGGCTGTCCCTAGTGTCGACAACGCCAAGTCCTACTGGGACCAGGTTGGCTGCGGCATGCTGTTCAACAAGGTTCCCACCTTCTGGTACAACCTGCGTGACTCCAACCCTGCCAACCAGGTCAAGTTTGGCATCAACCAGAAGCTGAATGGCACTCCCTCATTCAACCTGACCTGCCCTGCCGAGTCTGAGTCTAGCTCTTCCATCACCAAGCCCACCGCTACCGGAAAGGGCTCTACCCCCTCGACCCTCGTCACTGCTCCTTCGCAGACTGGCCAGTCTGGCTCAAACAACGCTGGAAGCGCCAAGGGTGCTGACTCCAGCTCTGACAGCTCTGCCTCCAAGACCTCCTCCAGCCCtgcctccacctcctcccACAGCGCTGGTTCTATCAACAAAGTCTCCGGCGCTGCCTTTGCCGGTGTAGCTCTCGTTGCTGGTGTCTTTGCTACCCTTTTCTAAACATGGGGACGAGAAAATGACGTATGGACGATGATGTGGTCTTTATAGGGTGTTTGTGTAAATAAACTTGTATTATTTCGAGGAGAGTAGATGTCATTTTTTTGTGGAATTTAGACTAAACCAACGATAGACTGGTTGGAGACAATAAATGCttgaatatttttttcttacccTACAACTATCTTGACCGCCTTGTGTCGTATCGTATCGCCATTGTGATTATGTATAATTCTTActgttgatgttgattgTCAGTAATATTAAGAGAACagtaagtaataatataggCAGCAAATAATATTTTGTAGTTGTACCTCTttgttatttaatttaggtATTTTCTATTGATATCACAAGTGGTGTTGTTTCGCGTGCATGAATctgtatatttcttatagGTTAGTAGCACTAAGCTATGATGGCTATTTTAAGAGAaagtatagtaaataaatcaTCACCATGTTGAAGTCTTGAAGGTCtcattatttaatttaggtATTCTTTATTGAAAATCCAACGCTTTGCTATAAATTTCTAAACGCCAACCACAGCGAGAGGagagatatatatacatccaTCTAAATCTTTTTGTCTATGAATTCGTTCTTATTACCCGTCCTAATATGCTCTTCCCAAatcaatcttttttttttcataggTATCTCTCTCTATCCTTTCACCCAATTAGATAGTTCCGGTGCGGAAGAGCTCAAggtgctgcttctccaagctgacgcccttcttctccaggcCAGCCCGGGTCTGGATCATCCACTCCTCTGGTCCGCAGATGTAGTACTCGGCAGAGGCATCCTTCAGGGGCAGCACGCCGTCGGCCTCCAGGGCGTCGAGGTCCATGCGGCCCTCGTAGTCGTAGTGCTGGCCCTTCTCGTCGCTCTCCTGGACGTTCTTGAGGAAGATCTTGGTAGACAGATTGCcgtgcttcttctcggcctcgCGGATGTACTTGCCATATGTCACAGCACCAGAGTGTCGTGCTCCGTGGATCCAAGTCACGGGGCGAGAGGACTGAGACGAGTTCTCCAGGATGGTGTCGAGGATGGACAGCAGCGGAGTGACGCC contains the following coding sequences:
- a CDS encoding uncharacterized protein (TransMembrane:1 (n3-14c19/20o390-408i)~CAZy:GH17~SECRETED:SignalP(1-19)), with protein sequence MKLTSTIAAGAALAAGVSAGQNNYLGFNSGATLPDESAKFEADFLAEFTTAQKLAGAPGTFNAVRLYTNIQAYSTNTPIQAFSAAIKTKTKILLGVWASGTSNINNELAALSAAVKQYGSDFTDLVIGISIGSEDLYRDSATGRTNKAGVGNGPDEILSFINAYKKEFANTALSSVPVGHVDTWDAWVNSTNKEVLDAVDWIGVDEYPFYETGKGNKIENAGKLFNQAYQTTLGVANGKPVWVTETGWPLTGPSWDEAVPSVDNAKSYWDQVGCGMLFNKVPTFWYNLRDSNPANQVKFGINQKLNGTPSFNLTCPAESESSSSITKPTATGKGSTPSTLVTAPSQTGQSGSNNAGSAKGADSSSDSSASKTSSSPASTSSHSAGSINKVSGAAFAGVALVAGVFATLF